The following proteins come from a genomic window of Pseudomonas sp. MAG733B:
- a CDS encoding alkaline phosphatase family protein, which produces MKHNVILVVLDGLNYEVARHAMGHLQAYVGAGRAALYKLECELPALSRPLYECILTGVTPIDSGIVHNNVSRLSNQRSIYHYATDAGLKTAAAAYHWVSELYNRSPFVASRDRHTDNPDLPIQHGHFYWSDHYPDSHLFADAENLRLRHAPNFLLIHPMNIDDAGHKHGLDTPQYRNSARFADIYLADYLQGWLDAGYQILVTADHGMNNDRSHNGLLPEEREVPLFVLGDAFSFSADATPKQTEICGTVCELLGVPHDKPVCRELLK; this is translated from the coding sequence ATGAAGCACAACGTCATCCTTGTCGTGCTCGACGGCCTTAACTACGAAGTCGCCCGCCACGCCATGGGACACCTGCAGGCATATGTCGGCGCAGGACGCGCAGCGCTCTATAAACTGGAGTGCGAGTTGCCGGCCCTGTCCCGTCCGCTTTACGAATGCATCCTCACCGGCGTCACGCCGATCGACAGCGGCATTGTCCACAACAACGTCTCGCGCCTGTCCAATCAGCGCAGCATCTATCACTACGCCACCGACGCCGGGTTGAAAACCGCGGCGGCGGCTTACCACTGGGTCAGCGAGCTGTATAACCGCTCGCCGTTCGTGGCATCCCGGGATCGTCATACAGACAACCCCGATCTACCGATCCAGCACGGGCATTTCTACTGGAGCGATCACTACCCGGACTCGCACCTGTTCGCCGACGCCGAAAACCTGCGCCTGCGCCATGCGCCGAATTTCCTGTTGATCCACCCGATGAACATCGACGACGCCGGGCACAAGCACGGCCTCGACACCCCGCAATACCGCAACAGCGCACGCTTCGCTGACATCTACCTCGCCGACTACCTGCAGGGCTGGCTCGACGCCGGCTATCAGATACTGGTGACCGCCGACCACGGCATGAACAACGACCGCTCCCACAACGGCTTGCTGCCGGAAGAACGCGAAGTCCCGCTGTTCGTGCTCGGCGATGCGTTCAGCTTCAGCGCCGACGCCACGCCCAAGCAGACCGAGATTTGCGGCACCGTCTGCGAACTGCTGGGCGTACCTCATGACAAACCTGTGTGTCGGGAGCTGCTCAAGTGA
- a CDS encoding ABC transporter substrate-binding protein translates to MKQFFLASLLGSTIAMCTAAMAADDLKTLEAAAKAEGAVNSVGMPDDWANWKGTWEDLAKKYGLKHIDTDMSSAQEIAKFAAEKDNASADIGDVGAAFGPIAVKQGVVQPYKPSTWDQIPDWAKDKDGNWALAYTGTIAFIVNKKLLHGSEVPTKWSDLKTGKYKVSIGDVSTAAQAANGVLAAALANGGDEKNLKPALLLFADIAKQGRLSMSNPVIGAMEKGEIEVGVVWDFNGLSYKAKMANPDDYVVLIPSDGSVISGYTTIINKYAKNPNAAKLTREYIFSDAGQINLAKGNARPIRAEHITLPDDVKAKLLPNEQYKKVTPIKDADAWEKTSKALPQKWNEEVIVEMK, encoded by the coding sequence TCGACCATTGCCATGTGCACCGCCGCCATGGCGGCTGATGATTTGAAAACCCTGGAAGCCGCTGCGAAAGCGGAAGGCGCAGTCAACAGCGTCGGCATGCCCGATGACTGGGCCAACTGGAAAGGCACCTGGGAAGACCTGGCCAAGAAATACGGCCTGAAACACATCGACACCGACATGAGCTCGGCGCAGGAAATCGCCAAGTTCGCCGCTGAAAAAGACAACGCCAGCGCCGACATCGGCGACGTCGGTGCCGCCTTCGGCCCGATCGCGGTCAAGCAAGGCGTGGTGCAACCGTACAAGCCTTCGACCTGGGATCAGATTCCTGATTGGGCCAAGGACAAGGACGGCAACTGGGCTCTGGCTTACACCGGCACCATCGCCTTCATCGTCAACAAAAAGCTGCTGCACGGTTCCGAAGTGCCGACCAAGTGGTCTGACCTCAAGACCGGCAAATACAAGGTTTCCATCGGCGACGTAAGCACCGCTGCCCAGGCTGCGAACGGCGTTCTGGCCGCGGCACTGGCCAACGGTGGCGACGAGAAGAACCTGAAACCTGCGCTGCTGCTGTTCGCCGACATCGCCAAGCAGGGTCGCCTGTCGATGTCCAACCCGGTCATCGGTGCCATGGAAAAAGGCGAAATCGAAGTCGGAGTGGTCTGGGACTTCAACGGTCTGAGCTACAAGGCCAAGATGGCCAACCCGGATGACTACGTGGTGCTGATCCCGTCCGACGGTTCGGTGATTTCCGGTTACACCACCATCATCAACAAATACGCGAAAAACCCGAACGCCGCCAAGCTGACCCGCGAGTACATCTTCAGCGACGCCGGCCAGATCAACCTGGCCAAAGGCAACGCCCGTCCGATCCGCGCCGAGCACATCACGCTGCCAGACGACGTGAAAGCCAAGCTGCTGCCGAACGAGCAGTACAAAAAGGTCACGCCGATCAAGGACGCGGATGCTTGGGAGAAGACTTCCAAGGCTCTGCCGCAGAAGTGGAACGAAGAAGTCATTGTCGAAATGAAGTAA